From the genome of Bos mutus isolate GX-2022 unplaced genomic scaffold, NWIPB_WYAK_1.1 CTG238, whole genome shotgun sequence:
tcactgctgcaGCCCTAGTTCAATCTGTctatggtcagggaactaagatcccacaagatgcaaaacatagccaaaaataaaaaattaagtacaCGGAGGGTGTAACATGTGGGTCACCAGGACCTCTAATCTTTAAGATGAGGATGCCCTCTGACAGTTCTAAATTGATAAATCTGATAGACAATGAACATGgctttccatttctgtgaaaaatataagaaattatctGTGAATGTGATACTGAAAAGGTAAGATCTAGTACTCCAATCAGCATCATTTGGGAATTTTCCAAtgcagacaaacaaaaaaagagggagaaagtagagataagaaaattaaaattattcataGTTCTACCATAAAGAGAtacttttactttatatattcttAGATGGTGTgttcatatataaaacatatacgattttaaggaaaaaaaaaacaaaatgcttttttaaactgCTTTATTAACTTCACAATATATAATGAACATTTCTCCATGCAACAGTTAAAACCTTCCTGCTGACAGAAACTTATAGATTGGGTCAAAAACAGAACATTCAGTTAGAAGCTGGTAATAGGAAACGCGCAAGAAACAAGTTTAACACCAAAACCTTTACAACAAAGGTAAGTCAAGAACATCTAAGTTTAGGAAGTAAGTGTCTCCTAACTTCAGGGAAAACATCAGGATTCAAGGCATAAGGCAAAACTCATCATGATGCTCATGGTAAGGGGGGTCAGTGCTAACTGCCCGCAGACTATGACTCAACTGCTTTTCCCTCAGCTTTTCCATCAGCTGCCTCACCTCCTCCCCAATCCTTTCCATATTCTCTTCTCTCATCCTTGCCTGTGGCTCGCCAAGCCTCTGAGTCACGTCCCATCTATAATGCAGGATGGGCTGCCTAACACGGAACCGCCTACGATTTCCTCTAGGTACATAATATTCACTAGCACCCGAAAGGAGGGCCATAGGTTCTCTTTTATTAGCATCTTGAtcctttccatcttttttttcattctcctggTTGGCATCTTTCATGTTGCGATTTTTTACTGCTTGTTCCTCTTTGGACGCCATTGCTCCTAGGAGACAAAAGACGCAACAAGGGACTATTTTCTGGGTGAAATGATCAGCACCGAGGACAGAGGCCCTACTACGCACCTCTCAAGATTCCCAGTCCTGGTGGTCAAAGGCTTTGCAAATTTTCCTTTTCCCACCTGAGAGGCCTCCTACGCCCTCTAGGGGGCCCCCAGTCCGAGCACTCCCCACCTCCTGCGCCCCAACCCACCATTTTCCCTGCCGATCCAGGCCCAGGTCTCTGCAGGCACCAAAATGGAggacggggttgcagagagcatTTGGAGTCTTAGGGTTTTCCCCACGTTCCCCCCACCGCCCAACTGTCCCTCGCACCGACCTGGGCCTATCCTTGCTGTCTCCTGCTCCTCCCGATTCTTGCTGCAAGTGTGCCGCTGCAACACTTCGACTCGCAGACCTGCAGAGGatcggggtgggggcaggggcctgCTGCAGCCGGGCGCTCGGCCCCTTCCCGGCCCCGGGTCCCCTACCCCCAGCGGCCCCCACCCATTGTGCCCCGCTCCCACGCTCGGCCGcccccttcccagcccccacACCCCGCATCGACCACCATTTTTTCCACCCCAAGAAGatcgggggtggggcggggctgtgGGAAAAGCTTGCTATGGTGCTAGAGGCAGGTGTTCGCAAGGGGCTGTTGCCCCAAGGTCTCCCGGCCCGCCCTCCACCACAGCCGCCTGGAAGGCCTGCCGCTTTCGGCTGCCAAATGCTGGGCCGCGGGGGGTGTGGGAGCTGCAGTCTCGGCTCTGGGGCAACAGGACCCCAGAGGAAGGGTCCGTAGGCCGCGTCCGCTCGCCCACGCCACCTTTGCAGACCCCACTCCGGGTCCCTTACCTGCTCCCCTCGCGCCTGCCACTATTGGGGGCCGCCCCGGCCCGCACTCCCCTCAGTGCCAGGCGGAGCAGGTACCAAGAAGCAAGAGGGTGACCGTCGGGTCTGACGCAAGAGCTGGGCGTGCAAGACTCTGTGCCACCCGGTCACGTGGGGCATGTGTCACCGCGGAAGGCCACGCCCTCACCCCGCCCCTCCTACCCCGAGCCGGGGGTCTCGCAGAGCCGGAGCCCGGCGGGGACACCTCCCCTTGCACCCCACTCTTACCCGCCCCACCCACCGCCCGGTCCCGTGACACTTATCCAGAAGCCGGCCTCAGAGCTCTCCTTTCTTTATGTATTCCTGGGTCTTTCTCTTCTGGCCTCGGAAGGGTAGTACCTTCCCAGAGGGCTGATGGCCATGCCCACTTCTCTTCTGAGGACTTGGGTTTTCCCTCTTGTTCCCAGGACACTCCTTCCACCTGCTGTCTTTGCTTCCAGTCTTTCTTTTCCGCCACTAAAACGGATAGAAGAAATAGGTCCGGAAAAGAGCCTAGGAGCCTggattttgaaaaattcttaataTCTCTGTTTGGTTCCCTTTATTTTAAACAGGAGTcagtgtgctttttaaaatcgttgtttttatttggaaaagggttaaagtttgggggaaaaaaatcaaacacctGTTTCTTCTGCTAAGTCGTTATATAAATATAGACTTTACAGGCAGCTACATTTTTAGAACTTGGGAAAGGACAGGGCAGCTGATGGTTCCTCTTGTGAGGGTCCCTTCCATGAAGTGAGCCAATAAGTTTGTAGCACAGTACagccttgtttgtttttcagaaataaaagaacagtAGAAACTCCGTCACAAATTTCTGATTCAAAAGGCAGTTAGTATGTCTGTTTGCAAGTCGCATGATCATGTTGATAAATTCCTGAGGCATCTACAATAAACCTACTATAGAACTAAGAATTTAATTTAGCAGACTTGTAGTTATAGAGATACAGAGACTCAGTTGTGATCCTGTATGCTAGCAATGAACAATTGGAATTggggtaaatttaagaaaacatgaagaaaacttatacactgaaaactacagaaCACCACCGAAAAAAgctaaaatcaaaatgaatgtgAAGATAAACCATGGTCCTTGATCCAGAAAATCAGTACTGTTAAGATATTAATTCTCTTTAAGTTGATCTATAAATTCAGTGCTTCCtttttagctcagttggtaaagaatctgcctgcaatgtaggagacctggcttccattcctggatggggaagatcccctggagaaggaaatggcaacctattccaatattcttacctggagaatcccatggacagaggagcttggtgggctacagtccacagggtggcaaaagttggacacgacttaaatTTAGTGCTGTTAAAATCATACTTGCAGCAGGCAGCTTCATATAAATGGATaaactttgttgtttagttgctaagtcctgtccgactctttgcgaccccatggactgtaacccaccaggcacctctgtccatgatgtttcccaggcaagaatgcttgagtgggttgccatttccttctccaaaactgacAAACTTACCCTCccccaaaatttatatggaaacgcAAAGGGCCTAGAACAGGCAGaatacttttgaaaagaaaaacacaaatctgGAAAATTGCATTATCTAAGTTCCAGACTTATGATGTAATTTTACAGATAGTGGAGTATACAGACACTGgacttacaaaaattaaaaacttctactCTTTGAAAGATatggttaaaaaatgaaatgggaagctgggagaaaatatttataatatgtgtAACCAACAAAAGGTTTATATCCAGAGATGTATAAAGaactcaaatttaaaaataagaaggtaccaatgcaattaaaaatgatcaaaataaataatatatgaaaaatttttaaaagatcagaaTTAACAAAAATGTCACAAAAGTACAAATACCAATTACCAATGAGCTCATGGAATGATGCTCAATCtcattaatcatcaggaaaatgttaaaaaaaatacagaataaaatatcACCACATACTCATCAGAGTAGCTAAAATTTAAGTCCGACAATCTTAAGTATTTTTGAGGATATggtcaactggaattctcattcattgctggtaagAAGTTCAATCACCTTGACAGATTTTAACAGTTTCTTGAAAAGTTAGACTTACACTTAACCATCTGTCCTGGAAATTCCACTCTTAAGGAATTTTCccaaacagaatttaaaatatatttcctcaGAAAGACTTGCACAGGAATGCTCATGGCAATTCCATTTATGATAGCCCCTAAATGGATACAATCCAAAAGTCCatcaagaaatgaataaaaaaaattgtgatgCATTCATGCATTAGAATACTTTGAAGCCATAGATAGGGACAAAGCATTGGTACAAGCAATGACAGAGATGCATCTGAAAAAATATCATATGTAGGGAaagctcagtttagttcagtcactcagtcgtatccgactctttgcaaccccaagaactgcagcacgccaggcctccctgtccatcaccaactccgggagttcactgagactcatgtccatcgagtcagtgatgccatccagccatctcatcctctggcgtccccttctcttcttgcccccaatccctcccagcatcagagtcttttccaatgagtcaactcttcgcatgaggtggccaaagtactggaattccagctttagcatcattcctttcaaagaaatcccagggctgatctcctttagaatggactggttggatctccttgcagtccaagggactctcaagagtcttctccaacaccacagttcaaaagcatcaattcttcggcactcagccttcttcacagtccaactctcacatccatacatgaccacaggaaaatccatagccttgactagacgaaacttagttggcaaagtaatgtctgcttttgaatatgctatctaggttggtcataactttccttccaaggagtaagcatcttttaatttcatggctgcagtcaccatctgcagtgattttggagcccagaaaaataaagtctaacactgtttccactgtttccgcatctatttcccatgaagtgatgggaccggatgccattcgttttctgaatgttgagctttaagccaactttttcactctccactttcactttcatcaagaggcttttgagttcctcttcactttctgccataagggtggtgtcatctgcatatctgaggttattgatatttctcccagcaatcttgattccagcttgtgcttcttccagcccagagtttctcatgatgtactctgcatataaggtaaataagcagggtgacaatatacagccttgatgtactccttttcctatttggaaccagtctgttgttccatgtccagttctaactgttgcttccaaacctgcatacaggtttctcaagaggcaggtcaggtggtctggtattcccatctctttcagaattttccacagtttattgtgatccacacagtcaaaggctttggcatagtcaataaggcagaaatagatgttttaggGAAACTTACCAGATACAAAATAGTGCATTCTgcgtgattctatttatataaagttctagaaaaggcaatATGTATGCAGGTagagaagcaacaattagaaccagacatggaacaacagactgattccaagttgagaaagtagtacatcaagactgtatattgtcaccctgcttgttttaCTTATATGTAgggtacatcacgtgaaatgccaggctggatgaagcataagctagaatcaagattgccgggagaaatatcaataacctcagatatacagatgacaccacccttctggcatcaagcaaagaaaaaccaaagagcctcttgatgaaagtgaaagaggagagtgaaaaatctggcttaaaactcagcattcagaaaacgaagatcatggcatctggtcccatcacttcatggcaaacagatggggaaacaatgaaaacagtgacaaactttattttcttgggctccaaaatcactgcagatggtgactgcagccatgaaattaaaagacgcttgctccttggaagaaaagctatgaccaacctagacagcatattaaaaagcagagacaatactttaccaacaaaggtcagtctagtcaaagctatggtttttccagtagtcatgttatggatgtgagagttggactgtgaagaaagttgagtgatgaagaattgatgcttttgaactgtggtgttggagaagactcttgagagtgccttggactgcaaaatctaaccagtccattctaaaggaaatcagtcctgaatactctttgaaaggactgatgctgaagctgaagctccaatactttggccacctgatgcaaagaactgagtccttggaaaataccctgatgctgggaaagattgaaggcaggaggagaaggggatgacagaggtgagatggttggatggcatcactgactcgatggacatgagcttgtgcatgttccaggagttggtgatggacagggaagcctggcttgctgtagtccatagagtcacaaagagtcggacatgaccaagtgaagaactgaactgaactgagaagaggcAAAACTAAATTATATTGATGTAAATTGAATTAAAACAATGTTTGCCTGACTTGAAACTTGTGACTTTTCTGACTGTAAAAGGGGTGTAACAGAACCTTCTCAGCTGAGGGAAATGTTCTCTAATTTGATGGGGTAGTGACTCCATTAGCAAATACGTTTGTTGAAATCATTGAACTGTATAATTAAAATGCCTGTGTATCTTATTGTATGTAAGTTATACTGAAAAAGGTGACTAAAAGTCAAATATTTAGGGAAAGCATAATTAAATACTTGCAAGACCtctacactgaaaattataaaataaatttgaaaaacattaaagaagacctaaataagtgTAGAAATATGGATTGcaagacaatattttaaagttgtcAATTATTGCATAATTGATccataaattcaatgcaatccatatAAAATCTCAgcagattatttttctgttgacaagCAGAATCCCAACTATgtatatgaaaatgtaaataaagaacCAATACAACCAAGACAATTTTGAAGAAGAGCACTCCAAGATTTCCATACAAGATACCAAGCTTAATACAATGCTATAGTGAAGAAATAGTATGATATTGTCtcaaatattaacatatatatgttcattcacacacacacacatacacacgtgaaACTTACCTACACATACTATCCTTGATTTATGGCAAAGATGGACAGTGCAATggataaggattttttttaagtcatagcAGATCAGTTGAATATCCATGtgtgaaaaatgtttattaactCCACCTTAAGTAATACCCAAAAATAAACTCCCAGTGGATTGCAGATCTAAATGAGAAAGGTAGAAATATTGTTCTAATGCAAAGTACACAGGAAGTCGTCTTTGTGACTTTGGAGTAGGCAGTGTTCTTGAAAGGACACAAAAAGGACTGATAACAaggattaaaaaatattacaaattgtattttttaatattagaaacTTCTATTCTTCAAAAGGTAtcatcaaaataataaagaagcaaGCCCCAaactaggaaaatatttttgtaacatATATCTGAGAAGTGATTTGTATCTATAGAGTGTAAATAACTTTTACAAttgaataagaaaaagacaatccAATAGAAAAATGAGTGAACACCTTAAAATAACAGCTCAAAAATCAGAATATCCAAATGTCTAATACATTTGTGAAAATGTGCTCAACTTCATTAGTgtgcaggaaatgcaaattaaagccaaaaTGTGATACTGCTAAATGCCACCCAGAATGTCTAAgctaacaaagacaaaaaaacaagTGTACAAGTGATTTACAAGTACAATTAGAGCTGGTAttaccactttggaaaactgtttgaaaaatatataaaggtaAGCATATGTATACTCTATGACCCAGCACTCTCATTCTACATATACCCATAATAAAAAGTGTTCATTGTTTTGCAAAACAACATTTACACACATGTTCATAatctgtgttagtcacttagtcatgttcaactctttgaaaacccatggactgtagctcacaaggctcctctgtccatgggattttccaggcaagaatactggagtaggttgccattcccttctccaggggaccttcctgacccagggatcaaacccaggtctcctgcattgcaagcagattctttactgtctgagctaccaaagaAGCCCATAATAGCACTTTTTAAATTGCCAAAAATTAGCCAGTACCCAAATGTTCTTCATCAGGAAAATGTATTGCTTAACTGTGTATTTgaacagtgaaatattattcagcaataaaaatgtgCAAATTACAACTACACATAATATGAATAGCTCTCacaaacataaaatggaaatactgaAATAAAGCCAGAGTGAAAAAGAGGAACGTATATGAGTCTGTATGGATTTTGACACAGGCATAGCAATCTATGATGCTGGACACTTTTGGGTAATGACTGGAATGGAATTTCTACAGTGTTGTTAATGTtctggcttttttgttttgttttgagtgtTTGTTAAATGGTTCTAGTTTGTAAAATTTTACTGAGCTACATATTTATAATTTGGGCacttttacatatgtattttttactcttttaagaAGTTCCTTAAATGCCAAACTTACACCATTCTTCTCATAGTAAACTGTTAAAAAAAGTGCACACTATTGGTGGATATGTAACTttgtacattcttttaaaaaatttattttattgaagtacagttgatttacaatgttgtattaatttctactgtatagtaaaattattccattatacatacatatatatatttacatatacattctttttcacattcttttccattttggtttatcacaagatattgaatgtagctCCCTAGGAACTTAAAGTTTATCTATAATTTGGTAATTCTTTCTGGAGAACAATTTGACAGTAAttattatatgaaatgtccatatTGTTTGATATAGTCACTTAATTCTTTACATTCTattctacagaaaaaaataagcatgTGTAGAAAGAATTGCACATAAAGATGTTCTTTGttgtaaaacaaagcaaaatgatagaaaaaacaaaatatacaaatgtagATTAATAGGCTCAAACAAGTCATTGCCTGTCTACATAACTGAGTTctattaaacaataaaaatacactGTAAAAGTATATTTGATGATAAAGAATGCTTTtcatgatttacattttaaataatagaaaagtagattagaaataatatattcaatGGGATTGTAATATTAatctatatgcatatacatataaacataaaatgtaataaataaaatataatcagtcCTTATTTCTGAATATTCTTATATAATCAATATTAAAACAAGCAATTTCTATACATAAAACCACCAGAAACAAACATAGCAAATAACAAACTAGAAACAGGCACAACATATATTATTAGTTCACTTTAGCCTCATTTTTTCATGCTTCAGAAAAAAGTGATGTGGAAAAATTCTTCCTTTCCACATGGAAAATCTATCACCCTCTTCACAAGTTTGTTTAAGATATaagatatcaaaatgaatccaccacagatatacatggcaaaactaatacaattatgtaaagtttaaaaataaaataaaattaaaaaaagataaaagcattGCCATACACTCAAGtgttaataaaaaatatagtagtgtttttattgaaatttaaaaataaaataaaataaaacttaaaaaaataagatacaagaTAAACCACTGTAATAGAGACCCCCAAAATACAAtgggaatatacaatgggaataAGAGGGAAGTGTATTTCTCTCATACAAAATAGTCTAGAGATAGAAAGGGACTTTTGAGCAGGTGAATTTGTCTGCTGTATGAAGTCAGGTGCCTTCTATCCTGTTGCTCTGCTATCTCCAAGAGCGTTGTCTTTATTCTTCATCTGAGTTCTAGGACACAGGGAGGAGGAAAGACAAAATAGTAGGCAAACtgtggactatttttaagtctttattgaatttgttacaaaattgtttctattgttttttgtttgtttgttttgttttagccatgaagcatgtgggagcctagctttctgaccagggattaaacccacaccccctgcactggaaggtgaagtatTAACTGCTGGACCAGCAGGAAGTCCCCCTTTTTAAAAGTGATACAGAAGTTGCATGTTCCACATCTGCTCATATCCCATTgcaaagaacttgaaaaaaagaCATACTGTACTTCATATTACAAGACAGGCTTTCAGTTACAAGACAGGCTGAAAGTGTAGGGAATGTAATTTCTAGCTGAGTGATCAAGAGTTCTAAAACATTGGGAAAAGAAATCCTGTCATTTAGAGGAAGATAGGGAAAATTGTCACTAGGGACAATTAGCAGTCTTGGGTAAAAGGAGGGATGACAATAAAGTTAACAATCATCAGCCAAATTTTGGTAAAGTTGATCATCTTGGATACTACATCCACACAACTCTGTTTAGAGCAAACTAAAGTTTTCTCTATGTCTAAGAAAAGTCAACTGGGTAAATATTAGTGTGGTATACAGAGATTCTGATCATCCATATTTACTATAATTTTGTCATATTAATTTTTTGTGAGCATcattgattatttccttaggatagacacctagaaataaatttatgggCTCAAGGGGCACccatattttaaatgcaaatgcCTGAGTTTTATacataaaagtaaagaaaaaattcagTTCTATTACCTGGAAATAAGTAAGAAAGCCCTTGGAGAAGTGCAGAGCACAAACTTCCTGACTTCATGTCATAAAGAGCTTGCATTTAACCTGCTTTAAGACCATAGATATCATCAACAGACTTAAACACCTATAAAGgaggagtctgagtgaactctgggagttggtgatggacagggaggcctggcgtgctgcaattcatggggtcgcaaagagtcagacacaattgagcgactgaactgaactgaactgaactgaaggggccCTGTACCCACAAGGCAGCATGACATAGGCCAGAGTAATTAGTGGTAACCATAGCAGGCCTGGCTTCAGTCAGACAATTCTCCCCTCTTTCCCACCCTGCTTCTAGGTCCTGCCCATGCGCTGAGGCCCAGGTCATGGTCCTTTTCGTCTTTGAGGCTTTGTATATTTCAAGCCAATCTGGCCATTGCTAACTTCTAGCTCCTATAGGCTTGGCAGTTCACCCTTTCCTTTAGCTTTCTCCAAATGGCCTCATGCGAAGGGGTATTTGGTCTACCCAGAGAGAGTGTATTTTTCACCAGGGTAGTTCCCTCCTCTGAGCACACAGGGCAGTGCTGGGTATCTGAAGGGGCCCCAAAATATCAATTGATTCAACTGTGAACAAGGTAATTGAACGGAGAATACAGGAGAGAACATAGGGGTATATGGAGACAGTCTTCATTCTAAAACCTGGGTTGGCCCCCAGACTCAATACTAACCAGCTGTATAACCTT
Proteins encoded in this window:
- the LOC102269991 gene encoding protein BEX2 encodes the protein MASKEEQAVKNRNMKDANQENEKKDGKDQDANKREPMALLSGASEYYVPRGNRRRFRVRQPILHYRWDVTQRLGEPQARMREENMERIGEEVRQLMEKLREKQLSHSLRAVSTDPPYHEHHDEFCLMP